GTGATGCTTACATCCCTGAACCAGTTCGTGCTACTGATAAAACTTTCTTGATGCCAGTAGAGGACGTATTCTCTATCTCTGGTCGTGGTACAGTTGTTACTGGCCGTGTAGAGCGTGGTATCGTTAAAGTTGGTGACGAGATCGAAATCATCGGTATCCGTCCAACTCAAAAAACGACTGTAACTGGTATCGAAATGTTCCGTAAACTTCTTGATGAAGGTCAAGCAGGGGACAACTGTGGTGTTCTTCTTCGTGGTACTAAAAAAGAAGAAGTTGAACGTGGTCAAGTTTTGGCTAAACCAGGTTCAGTAAAACCTCACAAAAAATTCAAAGCTGAAGCGTACATCCTAACTAAAGAAGAAGGCGGACGTCACACTCCATTCTTCAATGGTTACCGTCCTCAGTTCTACTTCCGTACAACAGACGTAACTGGTGTTTGTACTTTGAAAGCTGGAACTGAAATGGTTATGCCTGGTGACCGCGTTGAATTGGCTGTTGAGTTGATCGCTCCAATCGCAATGGAAAAAGAATTGCGTTTCGCGATCCGCGAAGGTGGCCGTACTGTTGGCGCCGGCGTAGTTGTTGAAATCGTTGAATAACGATAACGCAGCATAGGCTAAATTAAAATCACCTGGGGGACTCCTTGACAAAAGGGTCCCCCGCGGTGTTTCTTGGCATGACTAAAAAATTAAATTTTTGGTCGGTTTAAGAAGTTTTTAAACTGCGAAAATCTCCTAAAAATGGAGATTCTTGATGAGAATTGATGAAGCCCAAGGTTTGAGCCATCGAGATTCCTCACTTATCATCAAGAAGATCGCAGGGGTGTAGCTCCAGTGGTAGAGCGAACGACTCCAAATCGTTAGGTCGTGGGTTCGAATCCCTCCGCCCCTGCCAATTTTGAAAACCAAACAAAGAGGAACTATGGAAAAGGCCAACTCTAAGATTTTGACAATCAGCTTTGCTATCGCAGCTATCTTGGTCGGTTTGACAACATCTCTTCTCATCAAAGCCTTCGCTGGCGCCTTCGGGGTTGTAGCACGAGCTGCTGATTCCGACATGGTCCGCCACGGTCTTCCAGTGGCTTTGGGCTTGGTTGTTTTTGCAGTCCTTCAATTCAACCCAAAAGTCATGTCTTGGGGTGAAGAGGTTGTCTCCGAAATTCGTAAAGTGGTATGGCCTTCTCGTAAAGACACAACGGCCATGACAATCGCATGTATCGTGATGGTGCTTATTTCAAGCGTTATCATCAGTTCATTCGATTTGATCTCAGGCTTCTTTATCAACTACCTCATGAAGTAAGGAACGAACCATGGAAAAAAAGTGGTACATCGTTAACGTTCAAACAAGTTGTGAAAACACTGCCAAAAAGGCCATCGAAGAAAAAATCAAATCCAATAAAATGGAAGAGTTTTTCGGAGAGATTCTTATTCCAGCAGAAAGCGTTGTTGAGCTTGTAAAAGGTCAAAAACAGACTAAATCGCGTAAATTTTTCCCAGGTTACATCTTCGTTCAGATGTTTTTGAACGATGAAACTTGGCATTTAGTACGTAATTCGTCTAAAGTGACGGGCTTCGTGGGTGGGACTAAAACTCGTCCTCCAGAGGTGCCGGAAGCAGAGGTTCTTCGTGTAACGCAGCAAATGGCTGGTATGGCGGAAAAACCGAAGCCAAAAGTGAAGTTCTCTGTCGGTGAGAATGTGACTGTTATTGATGGTCCATTCAGCAACTTCCAGGGTTCTGTAGAAGAAGTGAACGAGGACAAAGGGAAACTGAAAGTTCTTGTCAGCATTTTCGGTAGACCAACTCCAGTGGAATTGGACTACATTCAAGTTGAAAAACAATAATTTAAGAGCTACATAGTGTAGCTCTTTTATAAAAGGGTCGCTTCGAATAGGTCGGGGCACTCATAAACAAACCTCTTGCAGGAGTGGGTCATGGCAAAAAAAGTTACAGGAATGATCAAGCTGCAAATACCGGCAGGGAAAGCTAATCCAGCTCCTCCCGTTGGACCGGCACTTGGACAGCACGGGGTAAACATCATGGAATTCTGTAAGCAGTTCAACGCTCGTACACAAGCGTTGGGTGATAGCATCATCCCTATCATCATCACTGTTTACCAAGACAGATCGTTTACTTTCATTACGAAAACACCACCGGTGTCTTCTTTGATCAAAAAGGCGTTGAAATTGGAATCTGGTTCCAAGCAACCGCAAAAAGACAAAGTAGGCAAAATCAATAACGATCAAATCAAGCAAATCGCTACAACGAAATTGCCTGACTTGAACTGCTTGAAAGTTGAATCCGCAATGTCACAAGTTGCTGGTACGGCTAAGAGCATGGGCATCGATATCGCATAGGGGTGATGTATGGCAGGTAAAAAATTCGAAGCAGCCTCTAAGAAGGTTGATTCTCAAAAAAAATACTCTGTTGAAGAAGCATTCAAACTTGTGGTAGCGACTGCTCCAGCTAAATTTGATGAATCTATCGACGTAGCTTTGCGCTTGGGTATTGACCCTAAGCAATCTGACCAACAAGTTCGTGGCGCGATCTCTTTGCCTCACGGTCTTGGTAAAGAAGTTAAAGTTGTTGTTTTCGCAAAAGGCCCGAAAGAGGCTGAAGCGAAAGCGGCTGGCGCTGACTTCGTTGGTGCTGACGACCTTGTTGCTAAAATTCAAGGTGGTTGGTTGGATTTCGACAAATGTATCGCGACTCCAGACATGATGGCGACTGTTTCTAAAGTTGCTAAGATCTTGGGGCCTCGTGGTTTGATGCCGAACCCAAAAATCGGTACTGTAACTATGAACGTTGGTGAAGCAGTAGCTGCCGAGAAAAAAGGTAAGCTTGATTTCCGCGTTGATAAAGCAGGTATCGTTCACGCTGGTATCGGTAAGAAGTCTATGGGCGATGCTAAACTTCGCGATAACTTCCTAACTTTGTTGGGTGCTATCGTAAAAGCGAAGCCAGCAGCGTCTAAAGGTATCTATCTTAAAACTATCTCCGTAGCTTCAACTATGGGTCCTGGTGTTAAGATTGAACCAAATGCGGCAGCAGCACTAACTGCTACTAACGCATAATTTTAAATGTAATTAAAAGCTCCGGTGTAAATCGGAGCTTAAGTTTTTATTGCGATCAGAGACAGTAGGTTTCTTTTAGTAGATGTAATCCCACGACGGTGTGGGGCCTACCGAGATAAGGCAAAAAGTTTCCTAGTTCTAGGTGACTCCAAACCAACCTGAATCGCACAACCTACTTCAGCAAAACTGGAGTAGAAAGAATCTAACGAAAGGAGGCTCACTTATGATCACTCGCGCAGATAAAGAGCAAGAGATTAAGCTAATCACGGAGAAATTCGGAAAGGCTAAAGGAGCTTTCATCGTTGACTTCAAAGGCATCAAGGTTGAGCAGGTTACTAACTTGCGTAAAAAATTGAATGCTGCTGAATCAGAGATGAAGGTTGTCCGCAACACTCTTGCAAAAAGAGCGTTCAAAGATCACCCAGCTATTGAAAAGGCATTTGCTAATTCAATGAAAGGTACTAACGCCATCGTATTCTCTTACGGTGAAGTGAACGCAACTGCAAAAACATTGGCTGAATTCGCGAAGGACGTTGAAGTTCTTCAGATTAAGTCTGGTGTTATGGACGGTGAAGCGTTGGATGATGCTAAGATTAAGTTCTTGGCGACTCTTCCAGGCAAAGACCAACTTCGCGCTATGTTCCTCGGTACACTATTGGGTGCAGGTTCTGCACTTGCTAGATGCTTGAATGCTTATGCTGAGAAACTTGGTGGCGGTGCTACTACTGAAGAAGCTCCACAAGCGTAATTGTTACGTTTGGGCGCTGAATATTTGAATTAACAATAAATTTATATCCTTTGGAGGATTTTAAAATGTCTCTAACTAACGATCAATTAGTAGATGCGTTGTCTCAGAAAACAGTTCTTGAGATCGCTGAACTTGTAAAAATGCTTGAAGAAAAATGGGGCGTTTCTGCTGCTGCTCCTGTAGCTGCTGCGGCAGGTCCTGCTGCTGTTGTTGAAGAAAAAACTGCTTTCGACGTTATCCTTGTTGACGCTGGCGCCAACAAAATCAACGTTATTAAAGAAGTTCGTGGCTTGACTGGTCTTGGTCTTGCTGAAGCAAAAGCCCTTGTTGAAGCTGGTAACAAAGCTGTTAAAGAAGGCGCTACTAAAGAAGACGCAGAAAAAATCAAGAAAGCTCTTGAAGCTGCGGGCGCGAAAGTTACTGTTAAGTAGTTTTTGCTCTTCATGCGAAGAATCGAAAGCCTCGTGGAAACACGGGGCTTTTTTTTCGAAAGGGTACCTGCTTCCCTTTGTGTTAAAAAGGTACCCGCTTCCCATTGTGAGTAATAGGAAGCAGGTACCTTCCGTTTCTCCAGTCCTGGATATTATCCTTTTCGTTGGAATTGAAGTTCTTCATTTTCACATAAAACCCTTTTGGCGGTGTTTTTGGTCGGCTTTCTCTTTGCTTTGTAGTTCCTCCGGAAGCGGAGGAGCTTATGGTGTTCGGGTTTTTTGATCATTGGAAATTTAAGAATATTTTAGCCATTGTGTTGGCGTTACATACGTCCTTTTTGCCGAGTGCTTATGCCTATGACGAAAATGATGGATACGATCACGGCAATGATGGACGCATTGAAATCTTTGATGATGAACCATTTGTCATTACTCTTGGTGAGGACGCTTATGAGGGGTACTTTGATGGCGATTGCGTCGGTTCAGGATGCGACGAAAGAGAGATAAATAAATTATGAAGTACCAAAAATTTCCTGACGCTAATGTAGAGAAATATATAGCTGATTTTGCAAGAGAGTGTAATTTCGAGGTCTTTGAATATCGATATGCTTCTTGCGAACAAATGCCTGAATATTTAAGGAAACGTAAAAATGACGAATGGGTTTGGAGTCTTCGTCGACCGGGAAGTCTTGTCTGGATGGATATTTCCGTAGATTATCCTTCTTATTTTACGTCGATAGTACTCCAAACCAGCAGTAGCTCTCTGAAACGCCCTGCGCCTGCATACTTTCTTTTTCATTTGTATTTAGAAAAAGTCGTGCAAGCAAAATGGGAAATTTCACGACGCCAAAAGGTTATTGAAGAACGAAGCTGGCCACAAAACTGGAATTTTGAGTTGGAGTTCTTCAAAGAACATTTAAAAGGGCATCTTAATAAAGTGGTGGAGGGCCGGGACTGGCCGGAAATTTATTTTAGTTGGGATGACTATGTCTCGCCTGAAGAGGCTGGCAAAATTTATGAAGACCAAGTCACTGTTATTGAAAAAGGAATGAAAAAGAAAGGCCAAAGTTGGCTTTATCTTCTGAATCCTTTTAAGAAATAGCTGGTCCTGCAAGGAATTTAATTCGGACGCAATATCACCTTTACGAATTGCTCGTCGACGTTGACGGTCGTTTTCCGAGGGCCTACAAAGAGATAGTGACTCACTTCAATCGTCTGCTTCTATTTATTTTTGTCCTTTCGCAGTTTTCCGTGGTCATGGCCGCCCCACTAGGAACTATTCCTACGATTGAAGAACAAAACCTGCAAATGCTTTTCAGTTTTCGTTCTGATCTGTGGACGTCACCTTATACTTACAAGGATGCACCTTTACGTATTTTTAATACGGATATCAGATTGCCTCTTTATAAATCCGATACTTGGAGTGCGTCGGCGCACATCTTCGCGGAAAGCTTAAACTTAGGGCGCACCCAGTTCAGATTAGGCGAGCGCGAGGTTTTTATCGCCAATTCATTTCAAAATCAGGGCGGCGGTTTCGGGGCTCGTCGTGATCTCGCGAATGGTGGCAAGCTCAGTTTTTTTGCCTCTTATGCCACTGCTAGTGACATGCCTTGGGGCGAGCCTCGCAATGACTATTTTGACGGAACCATAACATACCAGATGGCGCCAGAAATGAATTATAGCTGGATCTTTGCTCTTAATCAGTCCGACAATAGGGGATTTCATGACGGGAAGCCTTTCCCGTATTTCGGAGTCGTCTATAGTCTCAAAGAAAATGTTCGTATGACCATCGGGTTTCCTTTTTTTCGCTTTGCATGGGGAAGAGAGCTTAACTGGATTCATACTTTTGAAGTGACCCCGTTTGGAGTCAACTATGCGGCAAGAAAGTTTCTTGATAATGGATTCGTCTTTGACGGACGTGTTGGCTTGACCGTGCGATCGTATCTGTATGACTCTCGCCCCGACGATGAAGATCGTATTTACTATCAAGAGATTTTCGTTGAGGGTGCTTTCAAAAAGTTTGTCACTTCTCGAACCGGTGTGACTTTTGCGCTGGGGGCCG
This portion of the Bdellovibrio sp. ArHS genome encodes:
- the nusG gene encoding transcription termination/antitermination protein NusG; amino-acid sequence: MEKKWYIVNVQTSCENTAKKAIEEKIKSNKMEEFFGEILIPAESVVELVKGQKQTKSRKFFPGYIFVQMFLNDETWHLVRNSSKVTGFVGGTKTRPPEVPEAEVLRVTQQMAGMAEKPKPKVKFSVGENVTVIDGPFSNFQGSVEEVNEDKGKLKVLVSIFGRPTPVELDYIQVEKQ
- the rplL gene encoding 50S ribosomal protein L7/L12; translated protein: MSLTNDQLVDALSQKTVLEIAELVKMLEEKWGVSAAAPVAAAAGPAAVVEEKTAFDVILVDAGANKINVIKEVRGLTGLGLAEAKALVEAGNKAVKEGATKEDAEKIKKALEAAGAKVTVK
- the rplA gene encoding 50S ribosomal protein L1; its protein translation is MAGKKFEAASKKVDSQKKYSVEEAFKLVVATAPAKFDESIDVALRLGIDPKQSDQQVRGAISLPHGLGKEVKVVVFAKGPKEAEAKAAGADFVGADDLVAKIQGGWLDFDKCIATPDMMATVSKVAKILGPRGLMPNPKIGTVTMNVGEAVAAEKKGKLDFRVDKAGIVHAGIGKKSMGDAKLRDNFLTLLGAIVKAKPAASKGIYLKTISVASTMGPGVKIEPNAAAALTATNA
- the rplK gene encoding 50S ribosomal protein L11, giving the protein MAKKVTGMIKLQIPAGKANPAPPVGPALGQHGVNIMEFCKQFNARTQALGDSIIPIIITVYQDRSFTFITKTPPVSSLIKKALKLESGSKQPQKDKVGKINNDQIKQIATTKLPDLNCLKVESAMSQVAGTAKSMGIDIA
- the rplJ gene encoding 50S ribosomal protein L10, which produces MITRADKEQEIKLITEKFGKAKGAFIVDFKGIKVEQVTNLRKKLNAAESEMKVVRNTLAKRAFKDHPAIEKAFANSMKGTNAIVFSYGEVNATAKTLAEFAKDVEVLQIKSGVMDGEALDDAKIKFLATLPGKDQLRAMFLGTLLGAGSALARCLNAYAEKLGGGATTEEAPQA
- a CDS encoding EF-Tu/IF-2/RF-3 family GTPase — encoded protein: DAYIPEPVRATDKTFLMPVEDVFSISGRGTVVTGRVERGIVKVGDEIEIIGIRPTQKTTVTGIEMFRKLLDEGQAGDNCGVLLRGTKKEEVERGQVLAKPGSVKPHKKFKAEAYILTKEEGGRHTPFFNGYRPQFYFRTTDVTGVCTLKAGTEMVMPGDRVELAVELIAPIAMEKELRFAIREGGRTVGAGVVVEIVE
- the secE gene encoding preprotein translocase subunit SecE, producing the protein MEKANSKILTISFAIAAILVGLTTSLLIKAFAGAFGVVARAADSDMVRHGLPVALGLVVFAVLQFNPKVMSWGEEVVSEIRKVVWPSRKDTTAMTIACIVMVLISSVIISSFDLISGFFINYLMK